GATAAAAATAAACGGAAAAACCAGATTGTTGGACAAGTGAATCGTCGACTGCAATTTGAGGCGCAACGGCATAGCCGAGCGCCAAACTTGCGGCAGAATTTTTTTCGAAGTTTCGATCGCGCCCTTGGTCCAACGGAATTGCTGCGATTTCAGCGCGCCGATTTCCGCGGGCAATTCCGAGGAGCAGACCGCATCCTGCAGGTATTTGAACTTCCAGCCGCGCAATTGCGCGCGATAACTGAGATCGAGATCTTCGGTAAGCGTATCATCCGACCAGTTGCCGGCATCGAGAATGCAGGCTTTGCGCCAAATGCCAGCGGTGCCGTTGAAATTGATGAAAAAGCCCGCGCCGTTGCGCGCGGTTTGTTCAATCACAAAATGGCCGTCAAGGCCGATGGCCTGAGCGCGCGTGAGCATCGAGAAATTCGGGTTCAAATGTCCCCACCGCGTTTGCACCATTCCCACACCGGTATCTGCAAAATAGGGAATCGTGCGCGCCAAAAAATCCCGCGGTGGAATGAAATCCGCATCAAAAATTGCGATAAAATCGCCCGTCGCTTGCGCCAGCCCATCTTTCAAAGCGCCAGCCTTGAAGCCTTTGCGATTTTCGCGATGCAACAACGAAATATTGTAACCGCGGCTGCGATATTCATGAACACACTTTTGCGAGAGGCTAAGTGTATCGTCGGTCGAATCGTCCAGAACCTGAATTTCCAAACGATCGAGAGGATACGTCATGCGGCAGACCGCATGAATCAAGCGCTCAACCACATAGTATTCGTTAAAAACCGGCAATTGAATCGTGACCTTGGGATGGTGTTTGAGCGGTTTCGGGCGCAAGCCGACGACTTGCCGGAATTTCTTGAAGTAATAAACCATCAAAAAACCGTGCGCGCCAAACACAAACAAAATCACGAGGGCCACAAAATAAACCGAAAGAACGAGGTATTCTAAAACAGTTAGCATAACTTTTACGTTCACCGCCGCCATTTGCTAGTGTTGCGGCCGCGGTTGAAACCTACCTCCTTAAAATCTTTTCATCTTTAGAAATACGGCGAGGATTATAAGTAAATCAAATCTAAAGCGCAACTTTTTTATTGGGTTATCATATGTACACACACCAGCGTTGCAACAATGTAACATTACCAGCCGGAAACCGTGCGATTGAGTACCTCCGTGGCAATTTTTTCTACGGCTTCAGCGATCGCGCTTTGGCGATCGCCGGAATTCGCGCCGCCCGGCGAGTAAGCGCCAAATTGCGTGAGTTCCTCTTCCCACAAAACTTTGCGCTTTTTGACATCATCACATTTTATTTTTGCCGTCAAATAAACGCGAATCTCCTGCACTTGCTCTTGCGAAGTATATGCGCCGGCTTGCTCGTTCAGGCGCAAAATCGTGCCGGCGACAATCACATCCGCCAAGCGGCGGTCGGCGATTTTCAACGTATTATCGCGATTGAAACTCGCGATGATGGCGTTTGTGAGCTGTTCCTTAACGCCGAATTCGGCAGTTTGATCGTCAAAAATCGGTACTGCCACGGTTTTGAGATGAGGATTTGCCGAGCCGGAAAACGAATAAACGCCGCAACCGACCGTTGCCAACATCCCCATGCACAGCGCGCTTGCCAATCTATTCAGATTGCCGGCGACTGACTTGATATTCCTAGCGGCACCGAGGGAACCCTCTTCCCTTCTATCTTGAAAAAAAATTCCGTTGAATGACATTTCAGAAGGTGAATTGAGCATCGCTAAAACGGCAAATTATACTCTTTGATTTTGCGGTAAAGCGTGCGTTCGCTGATTTTGAGAATCTTGGCAGCCTTGCGGCGATTGCCGTTGGTGCGTTGCAGGGCTTCGTAAATCAAGCGCTTTTGCATGCCCTCGATCGATTCCATGTCTTCTTCTTCGTTGCCGACTTCATCGGCGCTCACATCCTGCACGACATCCGTCTCCACAAAGCCGCCCGGTTTGAGACGCCGCATCGGCGAAACGTAACGCCCGACAATCAACTCGCGCAACTGCGCAATTTCGTTTTTAAGATCGATCAGCGCGCGATAAATAAACTCGCGCTCGACTTCTTCACTGCGGCGGTTCAACGGCACGGGCAAACGGCGATCATACTCTGACCGGCGCGGCAAATGCTGGCGCACAACATTTTCGTCGACGCGCCTGCCGCGTTCTATAACAATCAACATTTCCACAAAATTCCGCAGCTCACGCACATTGCCGGGCCAGTGATAATCCTGCAACGCGCGAATCGCGCCCTCAGACATGCCCTCGAATTCGATTCTATTTTCACGGCAGAAATCATTCACAAACTTCTTGACGAGCGCCGGAACATCCTGCAAGCGATCGCGCAAGGACGGAATGCGCAGCCGGATCGCATTCAAACGGAAGAACAAATCCTCCCGGAACCGGCCGTGCTCAACCGCCTCGCGCAAATCCTTGTTGGTGGCGGCGACCACGCGCACATCCACATTGCGATTGCTGCTGCCGCCGACGCGAATAAAATCCTTGCCTTCGAGCAAGCGCAAAAACTTGACTTGCGCCGGCAGCGGCATGTCGCCGACTTCATCGAGAAACAGCGTGCCGCCGTCGGCTTGCTCGAAATAGCCCTTGCGCGAGCCGATTGCGCCGGTGAACGCGCCCTTTTCATGCCCGAATAATTCCGACTCGATGATTCCTTCGGGAATGGCGCCGGCATTCACCACCACAAACGGTTTGTCGGCGCGCGGGCTGAGACGGTGAATCGCGTTGGCCACCAGTTCTTTACCGGTGCCGCTCTCGCCAAGAATCAATACTGGAATATTCGTGGGCGCAACTTGCTGGATCGTTTCGAGCATCTGCCAGATTTCCGGCGAGTCGCCGACCAGGCCAATCTCGTCGCGCAACGTGTGCAAATCGTCTTGCGCGCCGTTAACCTTCCCCGGAAGAGCATTCATGGGATTCGACTAGTGGGTTAAAATGTTTTCGTTTGCTTGCTGCAAGTCATCGCTTGTTCTGAAACCACTGCACGGTCTGAGTCAGGCCCTGTTCGAGCGTCACCTTCGGTCGCCAACCCAACAGCCTGGCGGCTTTATCATGTGACAACACACTGCGTAATTGTTCACCGGCTTTCGCCGCACCGTGCAACTCCTTCACGCGGTTGCCCGTGGCTTGATTGAGAATGCGAAACAACTGGTTGACGTCTGTTTCAATGCCGGTGCCGACATTAAAATAATCGTTTTGGGGATAGTCAAGCGCGCGCAGATTTGCCGCCACGACGTCGCCCACGTAAACATAGTCGCGCGTCTGCTTGCCGTCGCCGTTGATCATAGGCTGCTCACCGCCCAGCATGCGCGAGGTGAAAATCGCCACCACGCCGGCTTCGCCATGCGGGCTTTGGCGCGGGCCGTAAACATTGGCGTAACGCAACAAGGCATAGTTGATGCCGTAATTTTGCCCGAAGAAAACGATATATTTTTCGCACGCCAGCTTGGTGATGCCGTAGGGTGACGCCGGCCAGGTGGGATGCTCTTCATCTGCCGGAAACTGCACTTGCTCGCCATAAATCGCGCCGCCGGTGGAAGCAAAAATGAATTTCTTCACATTCGTCTTTTGCGCCTGCTGCAACAGGTTCAAGGTGCCGAGAATGTTCACCTCGGCATCATAACGCGGATCCGCGACCGATTTGCGCACATCCATCTGTGCAGCTTGATGATAAACGACTTCAAAGCGCTCGCGCTGAAAGATGTTCTCCACCTCTTGATCCCGAATATCAACATGATAGAATTTTGCCTGCGAATTGAGATTCTCTTTTCGCCCGGTGATCAAATTATCCATCACGGCAACGTCGTGTCCCTGCGCGATCAACGCATCAACAATGTGAGACCCAATGAAACCGGCTCCACCGGTAACCAAAATCTTCATGCTTCATCCTTTCAGAGTTAATGACTCTTCCTGATTTATTGAATATCTTTAGTGCCCGTTTTGCTAGCGCGCCTTTAAAACCACCCTCTGATCGTGACCTAAACACAAGCCACTTCCTGACTCATTTTAAATGTTTCACCGCTTTCGCCCCAATATCGCTGCGGTAGTGCGCGCCTGCAAAGGAAATGCGGTTTACGCCTGCATAGGCGCGCTCACGCGCCTGCTCAAACGTATTGCCCAACCCCGTCACCGCAAGCACACGGCCGCCGTTGGTTACCAGCCGGTTTTCCGAATCGCGCGCCGTGCCCGAATGAAACGTCAAAACATTTTCATCATCGCTTTGGCGTATACCCGAGATTGCTTTGCCTTTTTGATAATCCCCGGGATAGCCCGCCGAGGCCATCACAACGGTGAGCGCCCATGCCGAATGGCTTGCTTCTTCGGCCGCTGGCAGCGCGTCGTGCATCGTGCGCCACATCAACTCAGCTAAATCCCCCTTCAGCAAAGGCAAAATCACCTGCGCTTCCGGATCACCCAAGCGGCAGTTGAATTCGACGACTTTGGGACCGTCAGCCGTAATCATCAAACCGGCATACAAAACGCCGCGATACCTCCGGCCTTCTTTCGCCAGGCCTTGAATCGTGGGCTGCAAAATTTCACGTTCGACACGTTGCTGCAAAACACGATTCATGACGGGCGCAGGAGCATATGCGCCCATGCCGCCGGTATTCGGGCCGGTGTCGCCGTCATACACGGCTTTGTGATCCTGCGCCGGCGGCAAGGTGATGAAATTCACGCCGTCGGTGAGGCACAACACCGAAACTTCTTCGCCGGGCATGAATTCTTCAATCACCACGCGCTTACCGGCTTCGCCGAAAATTTTTTGGGCGAAGATGGCGGCAATGGCTGCATTGGCTTCTTCGCGGGATTTTGCCACGATTGCGCCTTTACCGGCGGCAAGGCCGTCAGCTTTTATCACAATCGGAATCGCACAATTGGAAAGATAGTCGCGCGCGGCTCCTTCCTGTTCAAAAATTCTATAATCAGCCGTTGGGATGCCGTGCCGGCGCATGAACTCTTTTGCGAAAACCTTGCTGCCCTCAATCTGCGCCGCCGCTTGCGAAGGGCCGAAAATCGCCAAACCCTGTTCTTCAAAATTGTCAACAATGCCTGCCACCAACGGCGCTTCCGGTCCAACCACGGTCATGTCGATTTTCGCTGTTCGCGCAAAATGCAACAGTTCTGGGACACGAACCGGAGAAATATCGACACATTCCGCCAATTGCGCAATGCCGGGATTGCCGGGCGCCATTGAAAGAGTGAGAATTACCATCGCATGCTCACGCCCGCCGCCGCCGATGACGAGAATACGCAAATGTCGCAAAGGAATTTGACCTGCTCTGGAATTTCTCATCATGAACTAAAATTATTTTCGAAAGACAAAGATCGAGGAGAATAAAGCGCTGGCGGTCTTTGCAATCTTCGACTTTCCATTCGCACGCTTCGCATCATCTCCTCCGCCGCTTGCTTTTTTTAACAGTGTAGGTTGCGACGGCTTTCTTCTTCTCTCCGGTTTTCAGATGCTCGATTTCATTGCGTAATTCTGCAGCGCGCTCGAATTCGAGTTTTTTCGCCGCATCGAGCATTTCTTTTTCGAGGCGATCGAGCAATTCCTCTCGCTCAAATGGCGACAGCTTTTGCCAGGCCGATTCAGAAATTTGCGCCGGGGTTTCACGATTGTATTTGCTGTCGGCCCTGACATCCGCCACTTGCGTCGAGCTTAAAATTTCTTCCGTGCTTTTGTAAATGGTCTTCGGCGTGATGCCGTGTTCTTCATTATACTTTCGCTGAATCTCGCGCCGGCGATCGGTTTCGTCGATCATTTTGCGCATCGAGCCGGTAATCCTATCGGCATACATGATCACTTTGCCATTCACGTTGCGCGCGGCGCGGCCGCCGGTTTGAATTAGTGAACGCTCGCTGCGCAAATAGCCTTCTTTGTCCGCATCGAGAATCGCAACCAGCGAAACTTCCGGCAAATCCAGGCCTTCACGCAGCAAATTCACGCCGACGAGCACGTCGAATTCCGCCAGGCGCAAATCACGCACAATTTCGACGCGATCAAGCGCATCGATTTCCGAATGCAAATAGCGCACGCGGATGTCCAACTCCGCGAGATAATCCGTCAAATCCTCGGCCATGCGCTTCGTAAGCGTCGTCACCAAGACGCGTTCCTGTCTTGCCACGCGCTGGCGAATTTCACCGATCAAATCATCTATTTGATTTGCCACCGGGCGCACGTCGACTTCGGGATCCATCAAGCCGGTCGGGCGAATCACCTGTTCGACAATCACGCCGCGGCTCTTCTCCAGTTCGTAGGCTGCCGGCGTTGCCGAAACATAAATCATCTGGTTCATCATCGACTCATATTCCTCGAACTTCAACGGCCGATTGTCGAGCGCCGAGGGCAGGCGAAAGCCGTGTTCGACCAGCGTTTCTTTGCGCGAACGATCGCCATGATACATGGCCGTTATTTGCGGGATGGTCGCGTGTGACTCGTCGATGATTGTGATAAAATCTTTCGGGAAATAATCAATTAATGTGAACGGGCGTTGCCCCGCTTGCCGGCCGGAAAGATGTCGCGAGTAGTTTTCGACGCCATGGCAGGTGCCGATTTCCTGCAGCATTTCGAGATCAAAATTCGTGCGCATCTCGAGGCGCTGTGCTTCCAGCAGTTTGTTGTGCTGTCGAAACCATTCCAAACGCTCGGCCAACTCGATTCGAATCGCAGCGAGGGCGCGCAACACTTTTTCCCGCGGGGTGACGAAATGCTTGGCCGGAAAGATGGCAACACTGTCGACTTCGCCCAAGATTTCGCCGGTTAATGTGTTAATCTGAGAAAAGGATTCGATTTCATTGCCGAACATTTCAATGCGATACGCCTCGCGCTCGTAGGCCGGAATGACTTCGACGACGTCCCCGCGCACGCGAAACGTGCCGCGGCTGAAATCGAAATCATTGCGCGTGTATTGCATATCGACCAGCCGCTCCAAAATGCGGTTGCGTTCGATGCGCTGGCCGCGATTGAGCATGAGCAGCTCGGCCTTGTAATCTTCCGGATCGCCCAAGCCGTAAATGCACGACACCGAGGCCACGATCAGAACATCTTTGCGCGACAGCAACGCGCTGGTGGCCTTCAGGCGCAAACGGTCGATTTCATCGTTGATCGCCGTGTCTTTTTCGATGTAGGTATCCGTCGTCGGTACATAAGCTTCGGGCTGATAGTAATCATAATAACTGATAAAATATTCCACGGCATTACGCGGGAAAAAACTCTTAAATTCGCCGTAAAGCTGAGCCGCGAGTGTTTTATTGTGAGAAATGACCAGCACCGGGCGATTCACTTTTGCGATCACGTTCGCCAGAGTGAATGTTTTACCACTACCGGTTACGCCCAACAAGGTTTGGTGTTTTTCACCGTTTTCGAGACCTGCCGTAAGCTCTTGAATCGCTTGCGGCTGATCGCCGGTGGGTTGGTAGTCTGAAACCAGTTCAAATCGGTCCATAAATTAAAAAAGATTAGCCATCCCACAACTGCAAGATGGCTTGATCATCATTTCCACGTGATTGTGCATGCAAAATTGTCGCCACAACGGCACAATGTCAAATTGTCAAAACCGAGTGGAATATACGTTCCCACGCCAACAATGTCAAGCGGTGCGCCTACCCGGCGGCGTGCGGCATTTTGCCTTGCCCGATGCAACAGAATCGTTGGCAGCATGATCGAACTTGCGTTCTTCGCTCATCGCAACAAGGCAGCACGCGATTGCGAGATAAACCGCCATGCCCGGCTCGTGCGTGGCATGATCTTTTGGGAAAAACACCTTGCAAATCAAGGCGCATGGGCTTATATTTCACGCTTGTAATTTGTAAACATAATCGCCGCGCCGGCGAGGTTTTGGAAGAATCTCTAAACTTTCGGAGTGTTTTTTATGGGCATGATGCAAACCATGCGGGGATATACCAAAGTGCTGTTCTATGGCTTGATTTTGGTTTTTGTCGGCACCATCATCTTCGACTGGGGCATGAATGTGACCGGGTTAAGCACGGCAGAATCCACCATTGCCCAGGTGAATGGTGAAAAAATTTCATTGGCGGAATTCGATTTGGCCTGCAATCAGGTGCTGGAGAGCTACAAACAAAGCGGCACGGAAATAAATGACAGCCAACTGAACGCTATTCGCAATCGCGTGTTGGATGATCTCATTCAGAGCAAACTCGTCCGCCAGGAAATCAAAAAGCTGAACATTCACGCGACGGACAAAGAGATTACCTATTACTTGTGGGATCGTCCCCCGGATTTCATCCAGCAGATGTTCCGCACCGAACAAGGGCAATTCGATGTCGCGCGTTATCAAGCGGCGCTCAAGAATCCCCAACTCGATGCCGCATGGATCGGCGTGGAAGAAGAACTGCGCAGCCGCCTGCCGGTGCAAAAGCTGCAAGATATGTTGAGCGCGACGGTCGTGGTCACCGAAAGCCAGGTTAAAGAGGAATACCTCAAGCGCAATCAAAAAGCGAGTGTGCGCTATGCGCAATTTCCTGCGGACAAGTATCGTTCCGCCGCCGTTACGATTACGCCGGCCGAGCTGGAAAAATACTATAAAGAACATCAAGACGAGTTGAAAGAACCGGAAAAGCGCACGATTGATTATGTGATTTTCTCGACACAGCCGACACAACGGGATTCCCAGGCGGTACAGGACACGGCGACGGCGGTTTATCAACGCGCGCTCGCGGGCGAAGATTTTGCAAAACTCGCGGAGATCTATTCCGAAGACGAATCCAACAACACGCGAGGCGGCGATTTGGGCTTCTTCCCCCGCGGCCAAATGGTGAAACCGTTCGAAGAGGCCGCGTTTGCGGCAAATGCCGGCGATATTGTCGGGCCGGTCGCGACGAATTTCGGCTTGCACATTATCAAAGTGGAAGAACGCAAGACAGAAAACAACGAAGAAAAAGTGCGCGCCCGCCACATTCTGCTGCGTTATCAGGCTTCCGCGCAAACTCAAGATACGGCGGAAAGCGACGCACGGTTTTTTGCAGAGCAAGCCCGGCAAACCTCGTGGGCTGAAACCGTCGCCAGCGAAAAGGTGCAAGCGCAAACCAGCACGCCTTTTGTCAAAGGCAACGGCTTCGTTCCGGGCCTGGGGTTGAATTTCGCCGCGTCACAATACATTTTCCGCAATGCCGTGGGCAGTATTAGCGATATTTTCGAGATACCGCAGGGCTATGTCGTCGTGCGCGTGGCCGACATCCAAAAAGAGCACACTAAAGCGCTGGAAGATGCCAAAACGCAAATTGAAACGACGCTGAAAGAGGAACGCTGGAAGCAAATGGCGCAACAGGCGGCGGAGAAATTTTACGCCGATCTGCTCAAATCCGGGACGGAGTCATTTGAAACGCTCGCACAGCGGGATACGGTCACGATCAATTCGCCCGAGCCGTTCACGCGCACGGGTTTTATCACAGGCGTGGGGCGCGACCAGGCTTTCATCGGCACGGCATTTTCGCTGAAGCCGTCGGAATTTTCCAAGCCGGTCAAGGGTATGCGCGGCTCCTACATCATTCAGCTCTTGAGTATCGATCCCTTCAACGAAGCCGATTTCAATATCAAAAAAGATGAAGTCCGCAGCCAACTCACGGATCGCGCCCGGCAGGAAGCATTCGAACAATGGCTAACGGCATTGAAGGAAGACGCCGATATCAAAGATGAGCGTGAGAGATTTTTCTAAAACCTCTTGCCGGAAACTGAAAAGCTCCCTTGTAACGGGAGCTTTTTTGTTTTTATACGTTTCCATTTTCACAAGCTGAAAACAAATTCCCAAAACGGGAATGCCCGAATTTGGCAAAACTCGGCGTCTTCTGTGATCATCGGCGACAAAGCTTTTCTGCCGAAATGCGCCGAAGTCACGGGGCATCGCCGAAAAAAATTGGCAGGATGATTTATCGACAGAATTATTTCAAACCGTTCTGCCGATAAATTATTCGTATAACCTTTCAGAATTTTATTCTGGCTTTGAGCGCCTTACGGCCTGGCCGTTAAGCTGCTGAATGGGTGCCGGCTTGCAGAGAAACCTCGCCCCGCAGCCTCACCGGTTCGGTTTCGCGCGCGCGTATGCGCAAATTCAACATCTCAACAAACACCGAAAACGCCATGGCAAAATAGATATAGCCCTTGGAAATATGCTGATCAAAACCCTCGGCGATGAGCGTCACCCCAATCAACAACAAAAAGCTGAGCGCAAGCATTTTCACGGTGGGCCGGCGGTGGACAAATTCACTGATGGCGCCGGCGAATACCATCATGAATCCCACGGCAATGACAACGGCCGTGACCATGATGGCGACGCGATTGGCCATGCCGATCGCCGTAATCACGGAATCAAGCGAGAAAACGATATCGAGCAACATAATCTGAATCAACACGCTCGCGAATGAGGCTTTCAGCTTGGCTTTTTTGTGTTCTTCCTCGCCTTCAAGCTTTTCGTGAATTTCAAACGTGCTTTTGGCGAGCAGGAACAACCCGCCAACGATGAGAATAATATCGCGCCCTGAAATTTCATTGCTCAAAATTGTGAACAAGGGCTTGGTCAAGCGCATCACCCAAGTCAACGAAAAGAGCAGCACAATGCGTGAAATCATGGCCAGCGCCAGGCCAAGTGTGCGCGCGCGCTGCTGTTGCTCGTGCGGCAATTTGCCCGCCAAAATCGATATGAAAATGATGTTATCGATGCCAAGCACGATTTCGAGCGCGGTCAACGTCACCAGCGCAATCCAGGCTTGCGGGTCGGTAAGCCAATCCATTGTTCGTACTCCCTCTCTGATTTTAGTTCGAGTCTACAAATTTAAATGGGGGTGTCATGAGGTAGGAAAAAATATCTTGATAGCTGTGCCGCGGCCAACTTCACTCGCCACCTGGATTATGCCGCGATGCGACCGCACGATGCCGCGCACCGCCGCCAGCCCGAGCCCCCGTCCGGTGAATTTCGTGCTAAAAAACGGTTCGAACATGCGCGCACGGGTTTCCTCCGTCATGCCGCCGCCGGTATCCCGGATTTCCAAAAAAACGTAGGCGCCGCGCGGCAACGCCTCCGGTTGATTTCCGGCTGGTACCGCATCATTCGTTTGTTGCAGGCCCGTCGTCACCGTTATTTCGCCGTCCTGGCCATTGATCGCATCCGAAGCATTCAAAAACAAATTCGAAACGACTTGCTGCATTTGCGCGGCATCGGCCTGAATGTCCGGTAAGTCGGCCGCAAGCGCATAGCTTAGCTTGACGCGTTCGGTAACCAAAGTTCTCAGCATCGGCTGCATTTCGATGAGCAAGGTGGAAAGATTCACGGATTGCGCGTTGAAGCGCGCCTTGCCGGTGAAAGCAACGATTTGATTCGTCAACTCAGCCGCGCGCAATGCGGCTGCTTCAATCTGCTCGATCGGGTTGCGCAATGGCGCATTTTCCGGCAGGTCTTGCAACGCAAGATTGGCATTACCCAGAATAATGGTCAACAAATTGTTGAAGAGATGAGCCATGCCGCCGGCAAAATCATCCAAACCTTCGGCGGTCTGCGTCCATGAAATTTGACCTTCTGGCGGGGGCTGGGAGGCGCTTTCGGATTGTGATGCGCCGGTATCATGCAAATGTGAACCGGAGCGTATCGGGGGCGCCGCATTGAGCCGGGTCGAAGCGAGCGAGGTATCCGCGCGTGAAACGTGATTTTCAAACAGCTTGCGATAACGATCTTCGCTTTCGCGCAGCGCTTTTTCGACGCGCGTGCGCTCGGCAATTTCCTTTTGCAGAGTTTGATTGAGCGCTTCCACGGTTTGAGCCCGGGTTTCGGCTGCCAGCGCGCGCAGCCGCGCTTCTTCGGCTTGTTTGCGCTCAGAAACATCGCGAATGAGCGTGCGCATCGCGATGGGAACGCCGTTTTTATCCAACACGAACGAGGTTTGCGTCTCCGCGGGAAAAACTGAGCCGTCTTTTTTGCGCATCATAAATTCGTAAATATCCTGCCGTCCCGAGCGCGAGTATTGCTGTTGCTGCGCGCGGCTCTCGGCAACATAAGACTTGATGAGCGCCACGGCGCGCTCGAACTCTTGTTCGGCAAAGAGCTGCGGAATCTCGATGCTGCCACGCGCAAAATCCTCTTCGGAATATCCAAACAAGATATGCGCCATCCGGTTCATGTAAGTAAGATGTGGCACGACGATATCAATTTCCAGCAACGCTTCCGGCAAATAGTAAAGAAAATCGTTGAACTGATTGCGCAGACTTTGCAATTCTTTGATCAAAGAATCCATGAATTTCCTGCACACGTGATGGAGGGCGTGAACGAGAATGACATTTGCCCATCGCCTCTAGTTGGCCGAACTTCTCAATCAAATCCGGTGAATTGCTTACGCTGTTCCGCCCTGAAGGTTGGCGTATCGCGCCAATCTTTCCCCGCAATCACACGATTGCCGGCGTGCTCTACATCAGTGCATCAATCTTGGCAGCTAGATCAAAATCGCGTTGACTGATGCCGCCGGCGTCATGCGTGGTCAAATCGATGGCAACGCGATTATAGACATTCGACCACTCCGGGTGATGATTCATCGACTCCGCAATCAGCGCAACGCTCGCCATAAACCCGAAGGCTTCGACGAAAGAACCGAAGTGCAAACTCTTATGCAATTTGCCGTTCACCAAAGCCCAGCCGCGCAAGGCCGCCAGGTTATCTTCGATTTCGGCCTCGGATAATTTCTTGATGGCTACCATCAGGCGCCCTCCTCGTTGAAATGATTTTAATCCCGAGAATTTTCTAAAAAACGTTTTTGCCTGAGAGTCAGAGCTTCAAATACCCCAAAATATCATCGTAAATCCCACCTTGATTGGAATACAAAGCATAATTGCGCGCGGTCGCAAACCATTCTTTGGTGGTTGGTTTCAGCGACGCCATTGCCGCCAACAGGCCCTTTGCCGTCAATGGCGCGGGCATTCCCTTTTGCATGGCCTCACGCAGCTTGCCTTCCACGGCAATATCAACTACCGCCTTCAAATCTGCGCCGGAAAAATTTTCCGTTTTCTTGGCAAGCTGCATGTAATCGATTTCTTCCATCGGTTTCCCGTGCAGAAGAATCTTGAAAATC
This genomic stretch from Cytophagia bacterium CHB2 harbors:
- a CDS encoding PAS domain S-box protein, which produces MDSLIKELQSLRNQFNDFLYYLPEALLEIDIVVPHLTYMNRMAHILFGYSEEDFARGSIEIPQLFAEQEFERAVALIKSYVAESRAQQQQYSRSGRQDIYEFMMRKKDGSVFPAETQTSFVLDKNGVPIAMRTLIRDVSERKQAEEARLRALAAETRAQTVEALNQTLQKEIAERTRVEKALRESEDRYRKLFENHVSRADTSLASTRLNAAPPIRSGSHLHDTGASQSESASQPPPEGQISWTQTAEGLDDFAGGMAHLFNNLLTIILGNANLALQDLPENAPLRNPIEQIEAAALRAAELTNQIVAFTGKARFNAQSVNLSTLLIEMQPMLRTLVTERVKLSYALAADLPDIQADAAQMQQVVSNLFLNASDAINGQDGEITVTTGLQQTNDAVPAGNQPEALPRGAYVFLEIRDTGGGMTEETRARMFEPFFSTKFTGRGLGLAAVRGIVRSHRGIIQVASEVGRGTAIKIFFPTS
- a CDS encoding 4a-hydroxytetrahydrobiopterin dehydratase, with amino-acid sequence MVAIKKLSEAEIEDNLAALRGWALVNGKLHKSLHFGSFVEAFGFMASVALIAESMNHHPEWSNVYNRVAIDLTTHDAGGISQRDFDLAAKIDALM